A genomic region of Antennarius striatus isolate MH-2024 chromosome 2, ASM4005453v1, whole genome shotgun sequence contains the following coding sequences:
- the asxl1 gene encoding polycomb group protein ASXL1 isoform X2 — MMPRVVLTPLKVNGEHVPSGPMKRNRGGVDVDFETPGSILVNTNIRALINVRTFSAFPTHSQQQLLQLLPEVDRQIGPDGMARLSSSALNNEFFTHASQSWKERLAEGEFTHEMQVRFRQEMEKEKKVEAWKEKFFEEYHGQKSGLTPEESLKLTVSEASEVSAAVLDSDVAAVASVTPKRRSVGRRRRDGRMRRRTRADLRRRARRTLCKATPPALQSPEAADAGVALDIAAVSVGSPMSDDAVVQGEVVLQTECGVEVPPDSAAVDPKPSPTPEPVAAPTPAPAPAPVPAQAATPTPTLTPTPTPTPTSTPSPSPSPASTSANEEPEVPARLLPEEPAPALASTSSPSSSSSSSSSASSPASSPSSPSDRQGVFAAGLDSSSSSSASSSAAAAADPLDDAASAVTSVTGGTATSSRESSPSASPVTTPAPGSQLKEQKRRPDEAQAASSFPEKRPRLDDRQSFRTTIDGVGSEKPQPTAEEPKVPPIRIQLSRIKPPWIKGHPTYQICPRIVPPGEGSRRSGTGGARTLADIKARAQQARAQREAAAAVAASGEGAGPAAARLRPVAGLPDSNSGRRAREHPGPVEPGGGGGGGGGGGGGKRGGGGVEEQGASAGAHPSGAQLQLLHVDHTPQPSPSVSTTSTSMSLEPPQTPSPPSEEGAEAGEETRAIPAAPGGVTAADPPERDAASVASKSQESAPASCERADQDCKKPPLASTSIPDSLPRFGAHGVDVIKTLASPRQPKEQAHNNEAGLGGVIQHGSHRVDPQEAGSRSAAGRGPSDAVGGEKDDEAGAHSDSTETASDCENEIHEEGEPPDEDWCPPPPGGQRKAQLVICSPPQNQQPVIHTHVSSRQGQTVIQPCFRPPPQEPLSAAPPRGLRDTNVVVKAEPRDDCRVSRSGEDDCRGLKPPGAHATAAGAARKLGGGARPVSSVEANNPLVTQLLQGSLPLEKVLPPHSANRLEISRLPGPQSRPPTARTLGPHRPEVSAQPPSPDLLGASHVHKSPPDQSGSYVMEASVVSQYQAQQVPGAVPVITSLPHPPSYRSKSDYSSQNALESVVMSDSHGPPPPHGASPDTSSQRTLTNGPTPAHTVDPCSSEVVPAIKISWRPPQSLPPHIHQQPLSPAPPVKNEIGARPSCQALSKSPPIKPVGVTKKEPGGSVDSYLSGGAMEGLLNMEMTLARMAKKEHGKAPYPTSPSPSPSSSASSLPFQLYGKLPKPGGGVGGVSYTANVSVMDNGGFSRSMADSVLQLRPRQAALSLQAFADGAADEVALKCSCRLKAMIMCQGCGAFCHDDCIGPSKLNIYLILLCSTFIIWWPSMFWSLVSSLNGDLLSFCAKELSSGNRWLPMDPPPHLSHQSDKPSG, encoded by the exons ATGATGCCCCGTGTGGTTCTCACGCCTCTCAAAGTGAACGGCGAGCACGTCCCCTCAG gaCCCATGAAAAGGAATCGAGGGGGGGTGGATGTGGATTTTGAAACACCAGGTTCCATCTTAGTCAACACCAACATCCGGGCGCTCATCAACGTGCGGACCTTCTCAGCTTTCCCCACACActcccagcagcagctgctgcagctgctgcccgAGGTGGACCGACAG ATCGGACCTGATGGGATGGCCAGACTGAGTAGCTCAGCTCTCAACAACGAGTTCTTCACCCACGCCTCACAGAGCTGGAAGGAGAGGCTGGCTGAGG GGGAGTTCACCCATGAGATGCAGGTGCGATTCCGGCAAGaaatggagaaggagaagaaggtggAGGCCTGGAAGGAAAAGTTCTTTGAGGAGTACCACGGACAGAA GTCTGGTCTGACTCCGGAAGAGTCCCTGAAGCTCACCGTGAGCGAAGCGAGCGAGGTTTCGGCCGCCGTGCTGGACAGCGACGTGGCGGCCGTGGCGTCCGTCACGCCCAAGCGGCGCAGCGTGGGCCGACGGAGGAGAGACGGCCGGATGAGGAGACGCACGCGAGCTGACCTGCGCCGCAGGGCGCGCCGCACCCTGTGCAAGGCCACGCCCCCGGCCCTGCAGTCTCCGGAGGCGGCCGACGCCGGAGTCGCTCTGGACATCGCCGCCGTCTCCGTCGGCTCGCCGATGTCGGACGACGCGGTGGTTCAGGGCGAGGTGGTGCTGCAGACCGAGTGCGGCGTGGAGGTCCCGCCCGACAGCGCCGCCGTGGATCCGAAGCCGTCCCCCACCCCAGAGCCAGTCGCCGCGCCCACACCGGCACCGGCTCCCGCTCCAGTTCCCGCTCAAGCTGCCACCCCCACTCCGACTCTGACTCCCACCCCCACTCCGACTCCCACCTCCACGCCGAGTCCCAGCCCCAGTCCGGCTTCCACCTCCGCCAACGAAGAACCCGAAGTTCCGGCCCGCCTCCTCCCGGAGGAGCCCGCCCCCGCACTGGCTTCcacctcctccccttcctcctcctcctcgtcctcttcaTCCGCCTCCTCCCCggcctcctccccctcctccccctctgacAGACAGGGGGTTTTTGCCGCGGGACTCGACTCTTCCTCGTCGTCATCGGCGTCTTCTAgcgcagcggcggcggcggaccCTCTGGACGACGCCGCCTCGGCGGTCACCTCCGTCACCGGGGGGACGGCCACCAGCAGCCGCGAGAGCAGCCCTTCCGCCAGCCCGGTCACCACCCCCGCCCCCGGCTCCCAGCTCAAGGAGCAGAAGAGGAGGCCCGACGAGGCCCAGGCCGCCTCCAGCTTTCCCGAAAAGAGGCCGCGGCTCGACGACCGTCAGTCCTTTCGTACCACAATCGACGGTGTCGGCTCGGAGAAGCCGCAGCCGACAGCAGAGGAGCCCAAGGTGCCGCCCATCCGG ATTCAACTGTCCAGAATCAAACCCCCCTGGATCAAAGGCCACCCCACGTACCAGATCTGCCCGCGGATCGTGCCCCCCGGCGAGGGCTCGCGGCGGTCGGGGACGGGGGGCGCGCGCACCCTGGCGGACATCAAAGCCCGCGCCCAGCAGGCCCGCGCCCAGCGGGAggccgctgctgctgttgcaGCCTCTggcgagggggcggggccagcagcGGCCCGGCTGCGGCCTGTTGCTGGGTTACCGGATAGCAACAGTGGACGACGAGCGCGAGAGCACCCAGGACCCGTCGAgcccggaggaggaggaggaggaggaggaggaggaggaggtgggaaaagggggggtgggggcgtggAGGAGCAGGGAGCGTCTGCAGGCGCTCATCCGTCTGGAGCACAACTACAGCTTCTCCATGTAGACCACACCCCCCAGCCCTCCCCCTCGGtgtccaccacctccacctccatgtCGCTGGAGCCCCCCCAGACCCCGAGCCCCCCCTCAGAAGAAGGAGCCGAGGCCGGGGAGGAAACACGAGCAATACCGGCTGCCCCCGGCGGCGTCACAGCAGCCGACCCCCCAGAGCGGGACGCCGCGTCGGTGGCCAGTAAGAGCCAGGAATCCGCCCCCGCCTCCTGCGAGAGAGCAGATCAGGACTGTAAAAAGCCCCCCCTGGCGTCGACCTCCATTCCAGACTCCCTCCCCCGGTTTGGAGCTCACGGCGTGGACGTGATCAAAACGCTCGCCAGCCCCCGTCAACCCAAAGAGCAGGCCCACAACAACGAGGCGGGCCTGGGGGGCGTGATCCAGCACGGCTCCCACCGTGTGGACCCCCAGGAGGCGGGCTCTCGCTCCGCCGCGGGGAGGGGGCCGTCGGACGCCGTCGGCGGGGAGAAAGACGACGAGGCGGGGGCGCACAGCGACTCCACAGAAACGGCTTCGGACTGCGAGAACGAGATTCACGAGGAGGGGGAGCCCCCCGACGAAGACTggtgcccccctcccccgggCGGCCAAAGGAAAGCCCAGCTGGTCATCTGCAGCCCCCCCCAGAACCAGCAGCCGGTCatccacactcacgtgtccaGCCGCCAGGGGCAGACCGTCATTCAGCCCTGCTTCCGCCCCCCACCCCAGGAGCCCCTGTCTGCGGCCCCCCCGCGGGGGCTGAGGGACACCAATGTCGTGGTCAAAGCGGAGCCTAGAGACGACTGCAGGGTCTCCAGGTCTGGGGAGGACGACTGTCGCGGTCTGAAGCCCCCGGGGGCTCACGCGACCGCCGCGGGGGCCGCCAGGaagctggggggcggggcccgACCCGTGTCTAGCGTGGAGGCCAACAACCCGCTGGTCACCCAGCTGCTGCAGGGCAGCCTCCCCCTGGAGAAGGTTCTGCCCCCCCACTCCGCCAACAGGCTAGAGATCAGCCGGCTGCCGGGACCCCAGAGCCGCCCCCCGACGGCGAGGACCCTGGGACCCCACAGGCCCGAGGTCTCGGCCCAGCCCCCCAGCCCAGACCTGCTGGGGGCCTCTCATGTACACAAGTCCCCCCCAGACCAGTCGGGGTCCTACGTGATGGAGGCGTCGGTCGTGTCCCAGTACCAGGCCCAGCAGGTCCCGGGGGCTGTCCCCGTCATCACCTCTCTGCCACACCCCCCCTCCTACAGGAGCAAGTCGGATTACagctcccagaatgcactggaGTCCGTTGTGATGTCAGACTCTCACGGGCCCCCGCCCCCACACGGGGCCTCCCCAGACACGTCGTCCCAGCGGACCCTTACCAACGGCCCCACCCCCGCCCACACGGTGGACCCCTGTTCCTCTGAGGTGGTGCCCGCTATTAAAATCAGCTGGAGGCCCCCCCAGTCTCTGCCTCCCCACATCCATCAGCAGCCGCTGTCCCCCGCCCCCCctgtaaagaacgagattggGGCGCGGCCCTCGTGCCAGGCCCTCTCCAAGTCCCCGCCCATTAAACCCGTGGGCGTCACCAAAAAGGAGCCCGGGGGCTCCGTGGACAGCTACCTGAGCGGGGGGGCCATGGAGGGGCTCCTCAACATGGAGATGACTTTAGCCCGGATGGCCAAGAAGGAGCACGGCAAAGCCCCCTACCCCACCTCCCcgtccccctccccctcctcgtCGGCGTCGTCGCTCCCCTTCCAGCTCTACGGGAAGCTCCCCAAACCCGGCGGGGGGGTGGGCGGCGTCAGCTACACGGCCAACGTGTCGGTGATGGACAACGGGGGTTTCTCCAGGAGCATGGCGGACAGCGTCCTGCAGCTGCGCCCCCGCCAGGCCGCCCTCAGCCTGCAGGCGTTCGCCGACGGCGCCGCCGACGAGGTGGCGCTCAAGTGTTCGTGTCGCCTCAAAGCCATGATCATGTGCCAGGGCTGCGGTGCCTTCTGCCACGACGACTGCATCGGGCCCTCCAAACT AAACATTTACCTCATCTTATTGTGCTCCACCTTCATCATTTGGTGGCCATCAATGTTTTGGTCCCTCGTTTCCTCGCTGAACGGGGACTTACTGTCTTTTTGCGCAaaagaa TTAAGCAGCGGTAACCGGTGGTTACCGatggaccccccaccccacctctcCCACCAGTCAGACAAGCCTTCAGGATGA
- the asxl1 gene encoding polycomb group protein ASXL1 isoform X1, which translates to MKDKQKRKKERTWAEAARMVLENFSDAPMTPKQILHVIQTKGLKEMRSGTAPLACLVTMLHSQVRGDRVKNSIFFKLPGRMSLFTLKKNALQWTKATAESETPAEQTPGNATPSSSGSTPAAGSAAAPAGPAEATAEQESCDSTETTAAASGDNDASVDESSSSASCSTEPPAPSTQPQTRLSRAAGQQGRSESQHVQHAQTRLSRSRQSGRQRKKAVMMPRVVLTPLKVNGEHVPSGPMKRNRGGVDVDFETPGSILVNTNIRALINVRTFSAFPTHSQQQLLQLLPEVDRQIGPDGMARLSSSALNNEFFTHASQSWKERLAEGEFTHEMQVRFRQEMEKEKKVEAWKEKFFEEYHGQKSGLTPEESLKLTVSEASEVSAAVLDSDVAAVASVTPKRRSVGRRRRDGRMRRRTRADLRRRARRTLCKATPPALQSPEAADAGVALDIAAVSVGSPMSDDAVVQGEVVLQTECGVEVPPDSAAVDPKPSPTPEPVAAPTPAPAPAPVPAQAATPTPTLTPTPTPTPTSTPSPSPSPASTSANEEPEVPARLLPEEPAPALASTSSPSSSSSSSSSASSPASSPSSPSDRQGVFAAGLDSSSSSSASSSAAAAADPLDDAASAVTSVTGGTATSSRESSPSASPVTTPAPGSQLKEQKRRPDEAQAASSFPEKRPRLDDRQSFRTTIDGVGSEKPQPTAEEPKVPPIRIQLSRIKPPWIKGHPTYQICPRIVPPGEGSRRSGTGGARTLADIKARAQQARAQREAAAAVAASGEGAGPAAARLRPVAGLPDSNSGRRAREHPGPVEPGGGGGGGGGGGGGKRGGGGVEEQGASAGAHPSGAQLQLLHVDHTPQPSPSVSTTSTSMSLEPPQTPSPPSEEGAEAGEETRAIPAAPGGVTAADPPERDAASVASKSQESAPASCERADQDCKKPPLASTSIPDSLPRFGAHGVDVIKTLASPRQPKEQAHNNEAGLGGVIQHGSHRVDPQEAGSRSAAGRGPSDAVGGEKDDEAGAHSDSTETASDCENEIHEEGEPPDEDWCPPPPGGQRKAQLVICSPPQNQQPVIHTHVSSRQGQTVIQPCFRPPPQEPLSAAPPRGLRDTNVVVKAEPRDDCRVSRSGEDDCRGLKPPGAHATAAGAARKLGGGARPVSSVEANNPLVTQLLQGSLPLEKVLPPHSANRLEISRLPGPQSRPPTARTLGPHRPEVSAQPPSPDLLGASHVHKSPPDQSGSYVMEASVVSQYQAQQVPGAVPVITSLPHPPSYRSKSDYSSQNALESVVMSDSHGPPPPHGASPDTSSQRTLTNGPTPAHTVDPCSSEVVPAIKISWRPPQSLPPHIHQQPLSPAPPVKNEIGARPSCQALSKSPPIKPVGVTKKEPGGSVDSYLSGGAMEGLLNMEMTLARMAKKEHGKAPYPTSPSPSPSSSASSLPFQLYGKLPKPGGGVGGVSYTANVSVMDNGGFSRSMADSVLQLRPRQAALSLQAFADGAADEVALKCSCRLKAMIMCQGCGAFCHDDCIGPSKLNIYLILLCSTFIIWWPSMFWSLVSSLNGDLLSFCAKELSSGNRWLPMDPPPHLSHQSDKPSG; encoded by the exons atgaaggacaaacaaaagaggaagaaggagcgGACCTGGGCCGAGGCGGCTCGCATG GTTTTGGAGAACTTCTCTGATGCACCCATGACTCCTAAACAAATCCTCCACGTGATTCAAACCAAGGGGCTGAAGGAAAtgagg agtggTACCGCTCCGCTGGCCTGTCTGGTCACCATGCTGCACTCCCAGGTCAGGGGTGATCGGGTCAAGAACAGCATCTTCTTCAAGCTGCCGGGAAGGATGAGTCTGTTCACTCTGAAG AAAAATGCCCTCCAGTGGACGAAGGCCACAGCGGAGTCTGAGACGCCAGCAGAGCAAACCCCGGGGAACgccaccccctcctccagcGGCAGCACCCCCGCGGCGGGCTCCGCCGCGGCCCCCGCGGGACCCGCCGAGGCTACGGCCGAGCAGGAGAGCTGCGACTCCACCGAGACGACGGCTGCTGCCAGCGGAGACAACGACG CCTCCGTGGACGAGAGCTCCTCCAGCGCCTCCTGCTCCACAGAGCCCCCGGCCCCCAGCACCCAACCCCAGACCCGCCTGAGCAGAGCAGCGGGACAGCAGGGCCGCTCCGAGTCCCAGCATGTCCAACACGCCCAGACCCGCCTGAGCCGCTCCAGACAG TCGGggagacagaggaagaaagcGGTCATGATGCCCCGTGTGGTTCTCACGCCTCTCAAAGTGAACGGCGAGCACGTCCCCTCAG gaCCCATGAAAAGGAATCGAGGGGGGGTGGATGTGGATTTTGAAACACCAGGTTCCATCTTAGTCAACACCAACATCCGGGCGCTCATCAACGTGCGGACCTTCTCAGCTTTCCCCACACActcccagcagcagctgctgcagctgctgcccgAGGTGGACCGACAG ATCGGACCTGATGGGATGGCCAGACTGAGTAGCTCAGCTCTCAACAACGAGTTCTTCACCCACGCCTCACAGAGCTGGAAGGAGAGGCTGGCTGAGG GGGAGTTCACCCATGAGATGCAGGTGCGATTCCGGCAAGaaatggagaaggagaagaaggtggAGGCCTGGAAGGAAAAGTTCTTTGAGGAGTACCACGGACAGAA GTCTGGTCTGACTCCGGAAGAGTCCCTGAAGCTCACCGTGAGCGAAGCGAGCGAGGTTTCGGCCGCCGTGCTGGACAGCGACGTGGCGGCCGTGGCGTCCGTCACGCCCAAGCGGCGCAGCGTGGGCCGACGGAGGAGAGACGGCCGGATGAGGAGACGCACGCGAGCTGACCTGCGCCGCAGGGCGCGCCGCACCCTGTGCAAGGCCACGCCCCCGGCCCTGCAGTCTCCGGAGGCGGCCGACGCCGGAGTCGCTCTGGACATCGCCGCCGTCTCCGTCGGCTCGCCGATGTCGGACGACGCGGTGGTTCAGGGCGAGGTGGTGCTGCAGACCGAGTGCGGCGTGGAGGTCCCGCCCGACAGCGCCGCCGTGGATCCGAAGCCGTCCCCCACCCCAGAGCCAGTCGCCGCGCCCACACCGGCACCGGCTCCCGCTCCAGTTCCCGCTCAAGCTGCCACCCCCACTCCGACTCTGACTCCCACCCCCACTCCGACTCCCACCTCCACGCCGAGTCCCAGCCCCAGTCCGGCTTCCACCTCCGCCAACGAAGAACCCGAAGTTCCGGCCCGCCTCCTCCCGGAGGAGCCCGCCCCCGCACTGGCTTCcacctcctccccttcctcctcctcctcgtcctcttcaTCCGCCTCCTCCCCggcctcctccccctcctccccctctgacAGACAGGGGGTTTTTGCCGCGGGACTCGACTCTTCCTCGTCGTCATCGGCGTCTTCTAgcgcagcggcggcggcggaccCTCTGGACGACGCCGCCTCGGCGGTCACCTCCGTCACCGGGGGGACGGCCACCAGCAGCCGCGAGAGCAGCCCTTCCGCCAGCCCGGTCACCACCCCCGCCCCCGGCTCCCAGCTCAAGGAGCAGAAGAGGAGGCCCGACGAGGCCCAGGCCGCCTCCAGCTTTCCCGAAAAGAGGCCGCGGCTCGACGACCGTCAGTCCTTTCGTACCACAATCGACGGTGTCGGCTCGGAGAAGCCGCAGCCGACAGCAGAGGAGCCCAAGGTGCCGCCCATCCGG ATTCAACTGTCCAGAATCAAACCCCCCTGGATCAAAGGCCACCCCACGTACCAGATCTGCCCGCGGATCGTGCCCCCCGGCGAGGGCTCGCGGCGGTCGGGGACGGGGGGCGCGCGCACCCTGGCGGACATCAAAGCCCGCGCCCAGCAGGCCCGCGCCCAGCGGGAggccgctgctgctgttgcaGCCTCTggcgagggggcggggccagcagcGGCCCGGCTGCGGCCTGTTGCTGGGTTACCGGATAGCAACAGTGGACGACGAGCGCGAGAGCACCCAGGACCCGTCGAgcccggaggaggaggaggaggaggaggaggaggaggaggtgggaaaagggggggtgggggcgtggAGGAGCAGGGAGCGTCTGCAGGCGCTCATCCGTCTGGAGCACAACTACAGCTTCTCCATGTAGACCACACCCCCCAGCCCTCCCCCTCGGtgtccaccacctccacctccatgtCGCTGGAGCCCCCCCAGACCCCGAGCCCCCCCTCAGAAGAAGGAGCCGAGGCCGGGGAGGAAACACGAGCAATACCGGCTGCCCCCGGCGGCGTCACAGCAGCCGACCCCCCAGAGCGGGACGCCGCGTCGGTGGCCAGTAAGAGCCAGGAATCCGCCCCCGCCTCCTGCGAGAGAGCAGATCAGGACTGTAAAAAGCCCCCCCTGGCGTCGACCTCCATTCCAGACTCCCTCCCCCGGTTTGGAGCTCACGGCGTGGACGTGATCAAAACGCTCGCCAGCCCCCGTCAACCCAAAGAGCAGGCCCACAACAACGAGGCGGGCCTGGGGGGCGTGATCCAGCACGGCTCCCACCGTGTGGACCCCCAGGAGGCGGGCTCTCGCTCCGCCGCGGGGAGGGGGCCGTCGGACGCCGTCGGCGGGGAGAAAGACGACGAGGCGGGGGCGCACAGCGACTCCACAGAAACGGCTTCGGACTGCGAGAACGAGATTCACGAGGAGGGGGAGCCCCCCGACGAAGACTggtgcccccctcccccgggCGGCCAAAGGAAAGCCCAGCTGGTCATCTGCAGCCCCCCCCAGAACCAGCAGCCGGTCatccacactcacgtgtccaGCCGCCAGGGGCAGACCGTCATTCAGCCCTGCTTCCGCCCCCCACCCCAGGAGCCCCTGTCTGCGGCCCCCCCGCGGGGGCTGAGGGACACCAATGTCGTGGTCAAAGCGGAGCCTAGAGACGACTGCAGGGTCTCCAGGTCTGGGGAGGACGACTGTCGCGGTCTGAAGCCCCCGGGGGCTCACGCGACCGCCGCGGGGGCCGCCAGGaagctggggggcggggcccgACCCGTGTCTAGCGTGGAGGCCAACAACCCGCTGGTCACCCAGCTGCTGCAGGGCAGCCTCCCCCTGGAGAAGGTTCTGCCCCCCCACTCCGCCAACAGGCTAGAGATCAGCCGGCTGCCGGGACCCCAGAGCCGCCCCCCGACGGCGAGGACCCTGGGACCCCACAGGCCCGAGGTCTCGGCCCAGCCCCCCAGCCCAGACCTGCTGGGGGCCTCTCATGTACACAAGTCCCCCCCAGACCAGTCGGGGTCCTACGTGATGGAGGCGTCGGTCGTGTCCCAGTACCAGGCCCAGCAGGTCCCGGGGGCTGTCCCCGTCATCACCTCTCTGCCACACCCCCCCTCCTACAGGAGCAAGTCGGATTACagctcccagaatgcactggaGTCCGTTGTGATGTCAGACTCTCACGGGCCCCCGCCCCCACACGGGGCCTCCCCAGACACGTCGTCCCAGCGGACCCTTACCAACGGCCCCACCCCCGCCCACACGGTGGACCCCTGTTCCTCTGAGGTGGTGCCCGCTATTAAAATCAGCTGGAGGCCCCCCCAGTCTCTGCCTCCCCACATCCATCAGCAGCCGCTGTCCCCCGCCCCCCctgtaaagaacgagattggGGCGCGGCCCTCGTGCCAGGCCCTCTCCAAGTCCCCGCCCATTAAACCCGTGGGCGTCACCAAAAAGGAGCCCGGGGGCTCCGTGGACAGCTACCTGAGCGGGGGGGCCATGGAGGGGCTCCTCAACATGGAGATGACTTTAGCCCGGATGGCCAAGAAGGAGCACGGCAAAGCCCCCTACCCCACCTCCCcgtccccctccccctcctcgtCGGCGTCGTCGCTCCCCTTCCAGCTCTACGGGAAGCTCCCCAAACCCGGCGGGGGGGTGGGCGGCGTCAGCTACACGGCCAACGTGTCGGTGATGGACAACGGGGGTTTCTCCAGGAGCATGGCGGACAGCGTCCTGCAGCTGCGCCCCCGCCAGGCCGCCCTCAGCCTGCAGGCGTTCGCCGACGGCGCCGCCGACGAGGTGGCGCTCAAGTGTTCGTGTCGCCTCAAAGCCATGATCATGTGCCAGGGCTGCGGTGCCTTCTGCCACGACGACTGCATCGGGCCCTCCAAACT AAACATTTACCTCATCTTATTGTGCTCCACCTTCATCATTTGGTGGCCATCAATGTTTTGGTCCCTCGTTTCCTCGCTGAACGGGGACTTACTGTCTTTTTGCGCAaaagaa TTAAGCAGCGGTAACCGGTGGTTACCGatggaccccccaccccacctctcCCACCAGTCAGACAAGCCTTCAGGATGA